TTTCCCTCAATTCGGGCCTGAGAGGCTAGGCGGTCCTGTTACAGCATTCAACAGGATAGATGATGAGCCCATAGTCGAGAGGGGACCTATATACGAGCCCGACATCGTCATCGTTATAGATCCTAGCTTAGTGAAGCCCAGATATGTCAGCTCACTTATAGAAGGATTGAAGCCTGGCGGTAAGCTACTAGTCAATTCTGAGGGTGATCCTTCATCTATCAGATCGCAGCTAAGTATACCAGACGAATTCGAAGTTTGGAGCGTGGATGCGACGACCATAGCATTAGAGGAGATCGGAAGGGCATCTCCCAATACTACAATGCTCGGATTGCTCCTGGCAGCCACCAACTTACTACCAATCGAGTACCTTGAGGAAGGGATAAGGTGGAGATGGTCCGGTGATGTAGCTCAGAAGAACATAAACGCTCTGAAGAGGGCTATGAAGGAGGCCTCTGTTGATCGTGCGAAGGAGGTGATTAGGGCTTGAGCTCTAGTTTGGTTGGTTGGAAGGATCTCCCGTTAGGTGCTGTTGCTTTTATAAGCGCGAAAGAGTATCCGACGGGCGAGTGGGCTGTATTCCAGCCTAAAATCGATGAGAGTAAATGCATCAAATGCGGCCTTTGTTGGATGTACTGTCCAGATAGCGTTTACAGGTGGGATGGGGAGAGCGTCCCAGTACCTGATCTTGATCATTGCAAGGGATGCGGCATTTGTGAGGTTGAATGTCCTACCAAAGCTATCCA
The sequence above is drawn from the Candidatus Korarchaeum cryptofilum OPF8 genome and encodes:
- a CDS encoding 4Fe-4S binding protein; translation: MSSSLVGWKDLPLGAVAFISAKEYPTGEWAVFQPKIDESKCIKCGLCWMYCPDSVYRWDGESVPVPDLDHCKGCGICEVECPTKAIQMVRV
- a CDS encoding 2-oxoacid:acceptor oxidoreductase family protein, whose amino-acid sequence is MKWGDVPLIEIRWHGRGGQGVWSGSAVLAYAAIKAGKYAQSFPQFGPERLGGPVTAFNRIDDEPIVERGPIYEPDIVIVIDPSLVKPRYVSSLIEGLKPGGKLLVNSEGDPSSIRSQLSIPDEFEVWSVDATTIALEEIGRASPNTTMLGLLLAATNLLPIEYLEEGIRWRWSGDVAQKNINALKRAMKEASVDRAKEVIRA